One Numenius arquata chromosome 9, bNumArq3.hap1.1, whole genome shotgun sequence DNA window includes the following coding sequences:
- the DPYSL5 gene encoding LOW QUALITY PROTEIN: dihydropyrimidinase-related protein 5 (The sequence of the model RefSeq protein was modified relative to this genomic sequence to represent the inferred CDS: inserted 1 base in 1 codon) has protein sequence MLANAATMRILIKGGKVVNDDCTLEADVYIENGIIQQVGRELMIPGGAKVIDATGKLVIPGGIDTSTHFHQTFMNATCVDDFYHGTKAALVGGTTMIIGHVLPEKETSLVDAYEKCRSLADPKVCCDYALHMGITWWAPKVKAEMETLVREKGVNSFQMFMTYKDLYMLRDSELYQVLRACRDIGAIARVHAENGELVAEGAKEALDLGITGPEGIEISRPEELEAEATHRVITIANRTHCPVYLVNVSSMSAGDVIAAAKMQGKVVYAETTTAHATLTGMHYYHQDWFHAAAYVTVPPLRLDTNTSAYLMSLLANDTLNIVASDHRPFSTKQKAMGKEDFTKIPHGVSGVQDRMNIIWERGVVGGKMDENRFVAVTSSNAAKIHNLYPRKGRIIPGADADVVVWDPEATKTISASTQVQGGDINLYENMRCHGVPLVTISRGRVVYENGXFMCAEGTGKFCPLRSFPDSVYKKLVQREKSLKLRGVDRTPYLGDVAVVVHAGKKETGTPLADTPTRPATRHGGMRDLHESSFSLSGSQIDDHVPKRASARILAPPGGRSSGIW, from the exons ATGCTGGCCAACGCGGCCACCATGCGGATCCTCATCAAGGGGGGGAAGGTGGTGAACGACGACTGCACGCTGGAGGCCGACGTCTACATCGAGAACGGCATCATCCAGCAAGTGGGGCGGGAGCTGATGATCCCCGGGGGGGCCAAGGTCATCGACGCCACCGGCAAGCTGGTCATCCCCGGCGGCATCGACACCAGCACCCACTTCCACCAGACCTTCATGAACGCCACCTGCGTGGATGACTTCTACCACGGCACCAAG GCAGCCCTGGTGGGAGGGACGACGATGATCATCGGGCACGTCCTGCCGGAGAAGGAGACCTCGCTGGTGGACGCCTACGAGAAGTGCCGCAGCCTGGCCGACCCCAAGGTCTGCTGCGACTACGCCCTGCACATGGGCATCACTTGGTGGGCACCCAAG GTGAAGGCGGAGATGGAGACGCTGGTGCGGGAGAAGGGGGTGAACTCCTTCCAGATGTTCATGACCTACAAGGACCTCTACATGCTGCGGGACAGCGAGCTCTACCAGGTCCTGCGCGCCTGCCGCGACATCGGGGCCATCGCCCGCGTCCACGCTGAGAACGGCGAGCTGGTGGCCGAG GGAGCCAAGGAAGCGCTGGACCTGGGCATCACGGGGCCGGAGGGCATCGAGATCAGCCGGCCCGAGGAG ctggaAGCCGAGGCCACGCATCGTGTCATCACCATTGCCAACAGG aCCCACTGCCCCGTCTACCTGGTGAATGTCTCCAGCATGTCGGCGGGAGACGTCATCGCCGCCGCCAAGATGCAAG GGAAGGTGGTGTACGCGGAGACGACCACGGCGCACGCCACGCTCACGGGGATGCACTACTACCACCAGGACTGGTTCCACGCCGCCGCCTACGTCACCGTGCCCCCCCTGCGCCTGGACACCAACACCTCCGCCTACCTCATGAGCCTGCTCGCCAA cGACACGCTGAACATCGTGGCCTCGGACCACCGGCCCTTCAGCACCAAGCAGAAAGCCATGGGCAAGGAGGACTTCACCAAGATCCCCCACGGCGTCAGCGGGGTGCAGGACCGCATGAACATCATCTGGGAGCGAGGCGTG GTGGGGGGCAAGATGGATGAGAACCGCTTCGTGGCCGTGACCAGCTCCAACGCCGCCAAGATCCACAACCTCTACCCCCGCAAGGGCCGCATCATCCCGGGGGCTGACGCCGACGTCGTGGTCTGGGACCCCGAGGCCACCAA GACCATCTCAGCCAGCACCCAGGTGCAGGGTGGGGACATCAACCTGTACGAGAACATGCGGTGCCACGGGGTGCCCCTGGTGACCATCAGCCGCGGGAGGGTGGTCTACGAGAACG TCTTCATGTGTGCTGAGGGCACCGGCAAGTTCTGCCCCCTCCGCTCCTTCCCCGATTCCGTCTACAAGAAGCTGGTCCAGCGGGAGAAG AGTTTAAAGCTGCGGGGGGTGGATCGCACCCCCTACCTGGGGGACGTGGCCGTGGTTGTGCATGCCGGGAAAAAAGAGACGGGGACGCCCCTGGCCGATACGCCCACCCGCCCGGCCACCCGCCACGGGGGCATGAGGGACCTCCACGAGTCCAGCTTCAGCCTCTCCG GTTCTCAGATCGATGACCACGTTCCAAAGCGAGCTTCGGCCCGGATTCTCGCTCCCCCCGGAGGCCGGTCGAGCGGCATTTGGTAG
- the MAPRE3 gene encoding microtubule-associated protein RP/EB family member 3 isoform X1 yields the protein MQRWGMAVNVYSTSVTSENLSRHDMLAWVNDSLQLNYTKIEQLCSGAAYCQFMDMLFPGCVHLRKVKFQAKLEHEYIHNFKVLQAAFKKMGVDKIIAVERLVKGKFQDNFEFIQWFKKFFDANYDGKEYNPLLARQGQDVAPPPNPGDHIFNKPKKPIGTAVPQRTSPTGPKSTSNPARLSNVPSSILRKNSPAARNGGTEADAQILELNQQLMDLKLTVDGLEKERDFYFSKLRDIELICQEHENENSPIITGIISVLYATEEGFAPPEDDELEEQQPEEQDEY from the exons ATGCAGCG CTGGGGCATGGCCGTCAATGTGTACTCCACCTCGGTGACCAGCGAGAACCTGAGCCGCCATGACATGCTCGCCTGGGTCAACGACTCCCTCCAGCTCAACTACACCAAGATCGAGCAGCTCTGCTCAG GGGCTGCCTATTGCCAGTTCATGGACATGCTGTTCCCCGGCTGCGTCCACCTGCGGAAGGTGAAGTTCCAGGCCAAGCTGGAGCACGAGTACATCCACAACTTCAAGGTGCTGCAGGCCGCCTTCAAGAAGATGGGGGTGGACAAG ATCATCGCGGTGGAGAGGCTGGTGAAGGGCAAGTTCCAGGACAACTTCGAGTTCATCCAGTGGTTTAAGAAGTTCTTCGACGCCAACTACGACGGGAAGGAGTACAACCCGCTGCTGGCGCGGCAGGGCCAGGACGTGgcgccccccccaaacccaggtgATCACATCTTCAACAAACCCAAGAAACCCATTGGCACTGCAG TCCCCCAGAGGACCTCCCCCACCGGCCCCAAGAGCACGTCGAACCCGGCCCGTCTCAGCAACgtccccagcagcatcctccgGAAAAACTCCCCCGCGGCCCGGAACGGGGGCACCGAGGCCGACGCGCAGATCCTGGAGCTCAACCAGCAG CTGATGGACCTGAAGCTGACGGTGGACGGGCTGGAGAAGGAGCGGGATTTCTACTTCAGCAAACTGCGGGACATCGAGCTGATCTGCCAGGAGCACGAGAACGAGAACAGCCCCATCATCACCGGCATCATCAGCGTCCTCTACGCCACGGAG GAGGGCTTCGCCCCACCGGAGGACGAcgagctggaggagcagcagccagaggagcaggACGAGTACTAG
- the MAPRE3 gene encoding microtubule-associated protein RP/EB family member 3 isoform X2: protein MAVNVYSTSVTSENLSRHDMLAWVNDSLQLNYTKIEQLCSGAAYCQFMDMLFPGCVHLRKVKFQAKLEHEYIHNFKVLQAAFKKMGVDKIIAVERLVKGKFQDNFEFIQWFKKFFDANYDGKEYNPLLARQGQDVAPPPNPGDHIFNKPKKPIGTAVPQRTSPTGPKSTSNPARLSNVPSSILRKNSPAARNGGTEADAQILELNQQLMDLKLTVDGLEKERDFYFSKLRDIELICQEHENENSPIITGIISVLYATEEGFAPPEDDELEEQQPEEQDEY from the exons ATGGCCGTCAATGTGTACTCCACCTCGGTGACCAGCGAGAACCTGAGCCGCCATGACATGCTCGCCTGGGTCAACGACTCCCTCCAGCTCAACTACACCAAGATCGAGCAGCTCTGCTCAG GGGCTGCCTATTGCCAGTTCATGGACATGCTGTTCCCCGGCTGCGTCCACCTGCGGAAGGTGAAGTTCCAGGCCAAGCTGGAGCACGAGTACATCCACAACTTCAAGGTGCTGCAGGCCGCCTTCAAGAAGATGGGGGTGGACAAG ATCATCGCGGTGGAGAGGCTGGTGAAGGGCAAGTTCCAGGACAACTTCGAGTTCATCCAGTGGTTTAAGAAGTTCTTCGACGCCAACTACGACGGGAAGGAGTACAACCCGCTGCTGGCGCGGCAGGGCCAGGACGTGgcgccccccccaaacccaggtgATCACATCTTCAACAAACCCAAGAAACCCATTGGCACTGCAG TCCCCCAGAGGACCTCCCCCACCGGCCCCAAGAGCACGTCGAACCCGGCCCGTCTCAGCAACgtccccagcagcatcctccgGAAAAACTCCCCCGCGGCCCGGAACGGGGGCACCGAGGCCGACGCGCAGATCCTGGAGCTCAACCAGCAG CTGATGGACCTGAAGCTGACGGTGGACGGGCTGGAGAAGGAGCGGGATTTCTACTTCAGCAAACTGCGGGACATCGAGCTGATCTGCCAGGAGCACGAGAACGAGAACAGCCCCATCATCACCGGCATCATCAGCGTCCTCTACGCCACGGAG GAGGGCTTCGCCCCACCGGAGGACGAcgagctggaggagcagcagccagaggagcaggACGAGTACTAG
- the MAPRE3 gene encoding microtubule-associated protein RP/EB family member 3 isoform X3, giving the protein MAVNVYSTSVTSENLSRHDMLAWVNDSLQLNYTKIEQLCSGAAYCQFMDMLFPGCVHLRKVKFQAKLEHEYIHNFKVLQAAFKKMGVDKIIAVERLVKGKFQDNFEFIQWFKKFFDANYDGKEYNPLLARQGQDVAPPPNPVPQRTSPTGPKSTSNPARLSNVPSSILRKNSPAARNGGTEADAQILELNQQLMDLKLTVDGLEKERDFYFSKLRDIELICQEHENENSPIITGIISVLYATEEGFAPPEDDELEEQQPEEQDEY; this is encoded by the exons ATGGCCGTCAATGTGTACTCCACCTCGGTGACCAGCGAGAACCTGAGCCGCCATGACATGCTCGCCTGGGTCAACGACTCCCTCCAGCTCAACTACACCAAGATCGAGCAGCTCTGCTCAG GGGCTGCCTATTGCCAGTTCATGGACATGCTGTTCCCCGGCTGCGTCCACCTGCGGAAGGTGAAGTTCCAGGCCAAGCTGGAGCACGAGTACATCCACAACTTCAAGGTGCTGCAGGCCGCCTTCAAGAAGATGGGGGTGGACAAG ATCATCGCGGTGGAGAGGCTGGTGAAGGGCAAGTTCCAGGACAACTTCGAGTTCATCCAGTGGTTTAAGAAGTTCTTCGACGCCAACTACGACGGGAAGGAGTACAACCCGCTGCTGGCGCGGCAGGGCCAGGACGTGgcgccccccccaaacccag TCCCCCAGAGGACCTCCCCCACCGGCCCCAAGAGCACGTCGAACCCGGCCCGTCTCAGCAACgtccccagcagcatcctccgGAAAAACTCCCCCGCGGCCCGGAACGGGGGCACCGAGGCCGACGCGCAGATCCTGGAGCTCAACCAGCAG CTGATGGACCTGAAGCTGACGGTGGACGGGCTGGAGAAGGAGCGGGATTTCTACTTCAGCAAACTGCGGGACATCGAGCTGATCTGCCAGGAGCACGAGAACGAGAACAGCCCCATCATCACCGGCATCATCAGCGTCCTCTACGCCACGGAG GAGGGCTTCGCCCCACCGGAGGACGAcgagctggaggagcagcagccagaggagcaggACGAGTACTAG